Genomic segment of Lycium ferocissimum isolate CSIRO_LF1 unplaced genomic scaffold, AGI_CSIRO_Lferr_CH_V1 ctg4779, whole genome shotgun sequence:
CTCAAAATCAATTCAGAGAACACCCTTTCTTTTTGCCCCATTCTAATAGGTGAATGAATTTTAGGTGGAATCAATCTAATAAATGGCCTTAACAACTGCGAACTATCAATTTACAAGGCTGTTTAATCAAATCATCTATTTCAAGCAGTttctatggtcaagctaccatttttatgaaaccttaagtctcaattcacttattTCATGTCTCTAATGGTTCAAATCTTGATTAAaaagtgataacccaagcctCTAGGTGAAAAAcacacaataatattcatagaCCACCAATTATTGAAagtctattaagttctagggttactattcccaattcaccattgtagacccataaaagggatgataatcatagAGATGAAATCGTAATGATGGAAGGAAtagttgagacttacctctcaaggataTTCTTTCCCTAGCTTAGAATTTTGCCCTAAGTGCTTGTtaggaactgttttggagttttatcaATAAAGAATTcagaactaagtgtttaaaactcGAGATTCTAtccccgtcgaccgctgcggcTATCCGACCATGGTTGCAGTGGTCCCGCTATAGAGGGCAAATGCCCGTTGTAACGGACCTCACTAACTTCTTCCCTCCGATCTGGCGGGCCTGATCCCTCTATAGCGCCATCGCTACGGCGGTCCAGTTACCGCCATAGTGGACACCCCGTTTCCAGAATGACCACAGCGGTGAGAGGGCCTATGTTACAGCGGCCCTGCCACAGCAGTACATACCCCGCCGCAGCGGTGCCACTGAGCCAGTAAGCTCGCTAATTTCACAATTTTCAACTCTACCGCCAAACACTTCAttcgaggcctcacaaacacaaataaAACATGCACATTGATATAAAAACACCATATGGACTCACCCGTGGCTTCGGAATTCctaacggagttctaatttcctacggGACCCCCCTATGGACTAAACACAAACCAACAATAATCACACACAAGTCAAGTTTTCATTTCTTAGACTTATACattcgagtttctattagctcgttctacccttgggaaggttctatttggtagggtgatcctatattttccataatgaCTGGAAGGGTCGTTACAGTAGATACTATTAAAACACCGTTCGTCCCCAAACGGAAAAGGTTAAGGAATCTAGGAAAAGTTACCTGTCTCGGTGAAAAGCTGAGGATACTTGCTATGTATATTCGAttctgcttcccaagtagcTTTCTCAACTGGGCGATTCTTCCACTGCACCTTTACGGAGGCTATTTCCTTCGACCTCAACTTACGGATGTCTCTATCTAAGATTgcaataggctcttcctcatacgTCAAGTTCTCATCTAGCAAAATTGAATCCCAACGGATTATGTACGAACCATCGCCATGATACCTCTTCAACATCAAAATGTGAACTACCAAATGAAGGCCTGATAGGCctggaggtaaagccaactcataagctacctccccCACACGCTTGAGAATCTTAAATGGCCCGATGAATCTCAGGGTAAGCTTGTCATTCTTttcaaacctcatcacacccttcataggtgagactTTTAACAATACCTCAGACTTTACGGTCCGCATACCCCTTCTGCCTACTCTGTGCTGCCAGAAGcttagcttgaatcaccttcaccttctctaatGACTCCCTCAGAAGGTTTGTACTCCAAGTTCTTAGCTTAAATGCATCGAACCAATCAATATGAGACCTACACCTTTTTCCATACAACACCTCAAATGGAGCCATGTCAATGCTTGAGTGGTAGCTATTACTAtatgcaaactctgccaatggtaagaactgatcccaTTGACTACCAAAGTCTAACACACAAGCCCAAAGTATatcctcaagaacctgaatagtccgctcggactgcccgtcagtctgagggtggaaaggtgtactaaggtccaacctAGTACCTAGTTCCTCATGCATATGCTCTCAAATCGAGATGTGAACATTATGACCCTATTGGACATGATGGAGATAGGAAACCCATGTAGCCTAACCACCTCACGAATGTAGATCTTGGCTAATTTCCCCGCGTTGTAAGTTATCCGCACCAAAATAAAATTGGCTGTCTTAGTCAACCTGTCAACAATATCCCAGATAGAATCAAACTTCCCCAACATCTTCGGAAGACCACCCATGAAATCCAttgctattctttcccactttcACTGTGAATGGGCATCCTCAGAAGTGTACCCCTATGTTTCTTGTAACGACCCTTTCggttgttatgggaaattaggacttcattgggaattttgaggccgcgggtggattcgtagggcgtctttttgtatatgtgtatattttgtgttgtgtttttgaggccttggatgaaatgtgggtgATAGGGGAAAAAATGGACAAAATCGAGCTCACTACCCAAAACGAGCCACTTTAGCGGTAGGAGTGCCGCTGCGGtagtaccgctgtagcggtgggcTGACCGCTCCCAACGGCCAGCCACATTCTCCAGAGGTCGCTGTGTCGGGCGATTGCCCGCTACGGCGATACCTCTATAGCGGTGTATTAACCGCTATAGCAGTGAGCGAATTTGTGTTGGGTCCGCGATAGTGGTggcttggccgctatagcgggaccgctgcagcggtgaaACGACCGCCACAACAGTTAACAGGGAAGCAGAAATCGTGTTTAAATGGTTTagtctcatattttcattcaaaatacaCCAAGACAGTTCCCAACAAACacctagagagaattttcaagctgGGGCAAGATACCCTTGAtaggtaagttccattgcttttCATTCTATTAATCCCTTCCCTCTTTATTATTACaatcatcttcatgggtctttaatggtaaAAGTGAAGTAGAAGCCCTAGAAtgtcaataaaccttctaaacttgatgggttaggGTTATTATCgcttatttatcatttaagTAGATTGATTAGTTgttatttgtcataaattgaacatttagaattATAAACTATGTGattggagacctagggttctataaaaatggtgtgtTTGCCGTAAAAACTGTTTGTAATGGGAATATTTGATAGAATGCTGTATAAATTGATGGTAAATGAATACTAGGGGCCTTGATAGATTTTTTATCATCTAGAAAATCACCCAACCTTAGAATGGGGGAGGGAATggtattcttgctttggtgtttgtgaattgagcaatgtgactcattaagccttctatttttagaccatgaACATATTGAGGCTTTGAGAAAGAAAAGGTTGTGTAGAGTAGTAGCCTCGCATGTTCCGGcctactttgaggtaggttacttttacttaagttagactttggttagttgattgtatgttttgtgatcTCCTTaagagaaagcatgtctagttttcatgcatggtatTGTGTGGCTAAATTCCTACGTGAAtgtgattgagtgattgtgtaggctccgtgccattattcctgtgtgattgAATCTACaatggatgtgttgtgatgagaagctaatataatcttctcaaggGTATTGGGACATGAAATGACaagttgattgttgatattgggaaggtaagaaacactattctgtaagaggtatggaaaggcactcATATGatctagattatgggctcgtggtccgaggattGTTCCAGAAACAAGAGGTACTTTCATATGTCCCATgaccgaggttcgttccggagcggAGATTTGTGCTCGGATTCGAGGAGTAtttcggaacgagtggtacatggacaccatgggtcctctgcaggtcatgactactaagCTAAGACATCAGCTAGCATATATGTACAGAGAATGAGGTTattttggtaaatttattttcgtcgtggcttacgtgattgtgatgtttgacatcttggtgatttgattgtgattgtcCTCGGTTGACTTGCTGTGATTTGTTGATATTCATGTCTGTTGACTGGCctattttattctattgattttatgaaatatacatgatactaatcttagtcggcctatgatatctatcggtacatagtgtttgtattgatactacaTTGCTACATTCTTTGAGTACAGATTGTGATATAGAGACCGTTGCTCGGCCTCACATCTAGCATGGAGGATAATTGTTGACagattttagggtgagcttcttcccatgccaggccacccgaagatcttcttgctatgatgtcttttcgtactctggacattatggattacttatttgttagacttctgattcttagacatgtttttagCTTGGAGTCctatacgatgactttcggattttggggatttGTAATAGTTAAAACTTTCGCACTTATAtcagtatttatggcatgacttactttgttattttgatgtttgaatgagtaataatgtttagcttggttaatataaaaccgGATTGAATGGATAGGTGTCTTGTATGTttgttcgcccactaggatttagatgggtgcaagccatggcgggttgggtcatgatagagttagtatcagagctttaggttcgtcgatcacatcgtacaaggacatgtctagcagagtcttgtagATCGgtactatcacgacccaacctaagggccatgacgggttcCCGAAgatagcctaccgagcaccacctaacATGCTTCACCCAATCTTATCTCGGTGGACCATATGTCTCACTTACAATTAGCATAGCATAGCCTAACGAGCACAAATTCTCAATAAAACTCATTTACTTAATAATCATCAACTCCACCCAGATGCATATATACAATCTTGCAAGGCtgcaaaataatatacaagatGTAATCCGGTAAGGTTATGGAACTTCTAACTATCCACATATGTCCACAAGCCTCTATAAAGAGTACAAGAAACCataagatgggacaggaccccgccatgcccaaatatatacacaaaagtggaataccaatagactgcaactccggaatAACTGGAGCGCTCCTGGGTCTTTGCTGACAAAGCACCTAAGGACCagatccgtctccctgtctacctgcgggcatgaacgcagcgtccacagaacaaaggacgtcagtacgaataatgtactgagtatgtaaggcatgaacaataatgcAATAAAGCAATAAGGAAACATAAGagaaagagataacctgtatatcAAACTGCCTCTTAAGGaaaataccatgcatgcttagccttttaagaaaatattctgtcatatatacataacataatatcatcactagcccgcgtccggggtaatcatctcacgccgcccactagttgtgactgcccggccaactaggcacggtgtaacaatcatcatccataagccaccCACCCTGGCCAACTAGGActggtgtaatcatacataaaaataagcatgcatgagagcccaattaaaagcttcaactctatcggagtgacataaggtcggtaacctccgatttatgttatggaacaatcatcgtCCCTATATCTCACATTGAAAGAACgagtatcataaggtgagataaAAATTATGGTAATCAACAATCAAGTAACAAACTCAATAATAACATGAGAACATTAAGAGCTTTAAACTTGGCCCTTCTAgaatttaactcatcatcattataaggatcatcatcactatcataatcatcatcattgtcatgtctcactttgaaggaacaataGCATAAGATGAGGCCAattataatgaatgtaattaaGAGTCTTATGGTAGGCTCAATTATATCATGAGGACGTCTAAGACCTTAGGCTTTGGGTATATCAGAAAAtgaatcattatcatcatcgttgACATAAGAACACTGATCAACATCATCATATGAATCTTGAGGATTATGGACATTCTAGCGTTTCTAGGAGTTTGGAGTACTGCGGAAATTATGTATAAAgttataacataggaatcatgtctTTAGAAAGAAAtgttagcctaacataccttgTCTCCTTAGTATACTAATCCCACGAGTCCTCGTATGCTATACGAATGATTATCTACAAGAACGATGTATCCGTATCAATGATGGGTTCCTAACTTATAAGAGAAttcatttagacattttgtCGAACATTTTATGTGCATGAGATTCATGTAGCTTGTTTTCCTCAATCCTATACATATTTCGGTGCCATCAATCCTTCACTAGTTCCCTTTTCACCTTCACAACTCACTTAACAGTCCAAAAACTTCATATTACAACTTTAATTGCACAACCAGCCCAACAACATCACAACCATACCAAGTCTAGAACAATTCATACTCAAGCATAGCTGGAAACAAGTTCTAGCACAAACTTAAACCTTACTTTCACAATTTCTCCTTCCCATAAGTTATGTAAATGCCAAATAATACTATAAACATGAAGATGGAGTAATAATCTTACCTTCAATCACAAGGATCACT
This window contains:
- the LOC132044554 gene encoding uncharacterized protein LOC132044554, which translates into the protein MDFMGGLPKMLGKFDSIWDIVDRLTKTANFILVRITYNAGKLAKIYIHFGSQWDQFLPLAEFAYSNSYHSSIDMAPFEVLYGKRCRSHIDWFDAFKLRTWSTNLLRESLEKVKVIQAKLLAAQSRQKGYADRKV